Below is a window of Photobacterium atrarenae DNA.
GTTTCTGACGCGTTTAGCTAAATTACGCAGCGAAGTAAGAATTGTTCTCATCAGCGGAGAAGATAAAGAAGTCCTTCAGTCTGCCCAGTCTTTAGGCGGTAAATTTGGGCTAAACATCATTGGCATCGCTGAAAAGCCGGTGACATCCCAAAGGGTTCAACACTTAATTCAATTGGCGGAAACCTCTCCCTCAACCAAATCTGCAGTGCCCAGTACAGCATTCACTGAAGCGGACTTAAAAGAGGCTTTATCAAACAAAAACGTAATTTGTTTTTTTCAACCCCAGGTCCAGTTGAGCAATCGCCGTGTGATCGGGTTTGAAGCCTTGGCGCGAATTCGCCACCCGCAGAAGGGCCTAATAACACCCAATTTATTTATTGATCTAGCAGAAGAACTTGATCTAATTGATCAAGTGACAACGCAGGTAGTTCAATACGCGCTCTCCCATTTCAACACGTGGTACACTGAACAGGATTTAACGCTGTCGCTCAACTTTTCTGCCAGCACCATGGCATCTGATAATTTCCCGGATTGGCTATCTCGCATGGCCAAGACTTACCACATCGAGCCTGAAAGGATTATCTGTGAGCTCACAGAAACAGTGCTCTCCAATAATCCTCATGAGCTCATCCGAAACCTGCTCCGGTTGCGACTGATGAAGTTCAAGCTTTCTATCGACGATTTCGGTACCGGCTACGCTTCTTTAGAGCAACTGCATGAGATCCCATTTAATGAAGTCAAAATTGATATGTGTTTTGTACGGGACTTCCTGAACAATACACGATCACGTACCGTCGTCACGAACTGCCTTCAATTGTGTTCAGAAATGAATATAAAAACGGTTTCTGAAGGCATAGAAGATCAAGCCACTTTCACGGCTTTGGCCAAGCAAGGGTGTGACTACGGACAAGGCTACTACATTTCCAAACCTCTGTATGCCAGTGATGTTAAGACATTTCTGAACGAATATGCTGCAACCTCTGAAATAAATTAAGACGATTGCTTCACCTGTGCAAAGGAGTGCCAATGAAGCTCTATCAGAAAATCGCGTCCATTTTTATTTTTTTCGGCCTGCTGCTGATGGCACTCACCTTTGCGACATCCCACAAAA
It encodes the following:
- a CDS encoding EAL domain-containing response regulator, encoding MAQTQIRHILIVDDHKFIRTTLQITIEQLGDYSCYQAKSGDDAIATLNHTPQIQLIFCDLNMPDEDGITFLTRLAKLRSEVRIVLISGEDKEVLQSAQSLGGKFGLNIIGIAEKPVTSQRVQHLIQLAETSPSTKSAVPSTAFTEADLKEALSNKNVICFFQPQVQLSNRRVIGFEALARIRHPQKGLITPNLFIDLAEELDLIDQVTTQVVQYALSHFNTWYTEQDLTLSLNFSASTMASDNFPDWLSRMAKTYHIEPERIICELTETVLSNNPHELIRNLLRLRLMKFKLSIDDFGTGYASLEQLHEIPFNEVKIDMCFVRDFLNNTRSRTVVTNCLQLCSEMNIKTVSEGIEDQATFTALAKQGCDYGQGYYISKPLYASDVKTFLNEYAATSEIN